In one Lolium rigidum isolate FL_2022 chromosome 3, APGP_CSIRO_Lrig_0.1, whole genome shotgun sequence genomic region, the following are encoded:
- the LOC124699687 gene encoding very-long-chain aldehyde decarbonylase GL1-10-like codes for MLPYSTVGEAEAALGRALTWGEAAWLRYSASVPDCYLHWPNIAITLVVYTLAPLPLVLLDLAAPEIAAPYKLQPKVQHPPAAFFRCYMDAVRVSLLTIGPYQLISYPAAKIMDIRTGLPLPSMGEIAAQLTVYFLVEDYLNYWLHRLLHTKWCYEKIHRVHHEFTAPMAYAAWYGHWAEMLILAVPSLAGPAIVPCHVTTLWIWFAARLVESLNIHSGFKLPFNAEKYIPFYGGAEHHDYHHYIGGQSKSNFAPVFTYCDYIYGTDKGYRFHKATLAKLKELAGSNVKKRDGN; via the exons ATGCTGCCGTACTCGACGGTgggcgaggcggaggcggcgctggGGCGCGCCCTGACGTGGGGGGAGGCGGCGTGGCTCCGGTACTCGGCGTCGGTGCCGGACTGCTACCTCCACTGGCCCAACATCGCCATCACATTGGTCGTCTACACGCTGGCGCCGCTGCCGCTCGTGCTCCTCGACCTCGCCGCGCCGGAGATCGCCGCGCCGTACAAGCTGCAGCCCAAGGTGCAGCACCCGCCGGCCGCCTTCTTCCGCTGCTACATGGACGCCGTTCGCGTCTCGCTGCTCACCATCGGGCCTTACCAGCTCATCTCGTATCCTGCCGCTAAG ATAATGGACATACGGACGGGACTACCACTGCCGTCGATGGGGGAGATAGCGGCGCAGCTGACGGTATACTTCCTGGTGGAAGACTACCTGAACTACTGGCTCCATCGTCTGCTGCACACAAAATGGTGCTATGAGAAGATCCACCGTGTTCACCACGAGTTCACGGCTCCCATGGCATATGCCGCGTGGTATGGACACTGGGCCGAGATGCTCATCCTTGCTGTCCCCTCCCTTGCCGGTCCGGCTATCGTCCCATGCCATGTCACCACGCTCTGGATCTGGTTTGCTGCTCGTCTGGTAGAGAGCCTCAACATTCACAGCGG ATTTAAGTTACCGTTCAACGCTGAGAAGTATATACCGTTCTACGGAGGGGCGGAACACCATGACTACCACCACTACATTGGAGGGCAGAGCAAGAGCAACTTCGCTCCCGTTTTCACCTACTGTGATTACATATACGGAACGGACAAA ggCTACCGATTTCACAAGGCAACCCTTGCAAAG CTGAAGGAGTTGGCGGGCAGCAACGTTAAGAAAAGAGATGGCAATTGA